The Bdellovibrio sp. NC01 genome includes the window TGCGCGAGCTACTTCAAGTTTCACAGTCAACTCAGCTTCGTCTTTGATACGTTTAGAGACTTGAGCTGCTTCGTCTGCGATTTGTTTTTTCAAATCGTCAGCGTGATCTTGCGCTTTTTTCAATTGCTCTTGGCGAGTGTTATCCAAGTTTGCAATTTTGCTTTTGATATCAACGAATTCTTTTTCAGCTTGTTCACGAGCAAATGCAGATTTTTGAGCTGCTTCCAAGTAAGCTGTTTTTCTTCCCGCGAAGAAAGAGATGATTCCGTCTTTAGTGAAATAGATGATACCGGCAACCAAAATCACAACGTTGATCAATTGATAGATCACTGTTTTTGGAATTTCGATATCGTGATGACCGCCACCGTGTTCAGCCGCAAGAGCTAAAGCTGGAGCGATAAAGATAAGAAGGTTTACGATAACTTTCATTTTTTACTCTCTTATTTACCCAACAATTTAGATGTAATTGCCAAAGCTACAGCTTGAGTTTGAGATTTCAATTCGCTTGCCGCTGCTTGAACTGCTGTAGTGATTTTTGTTCTGTTGTCAGAAACAAGTTTCGTCGCTTCATCACGCGATTTAGTAACAACAGATTCATACTGTTTGTTCGCTTCAGCTTTAGAAGCATCGATGATTGCTTTTGTTTCAAGATTCAATTCACGTAGTTTAGATTCGTACTGTGATTGAAGTTCTACGGACTTTGCTTGGTATTCCAAAGCTAAGTCTTCGCCACCCTTAGTTTTTCTTTCTCTTTCTTCAAGAGCGTGGGCATAAGGTGCAAAGACAAACTTCGTAAGAAATAGCAATGCAATCGCAAAGAAGACGAATTGAATGCCTGCGGTTGTGTTAATCCCTAATTGTCCAAAAATGTCCATTTGATTGAAATCCCTACTGATTTTTTGAGCTTCGGAAGTAACATTTCCGCGCTGAAAAGGTCAAGGTCATTCTATACAGGCATTTAACAGGTTAACTTAAGTGAGAATGTTGCCTAAGACTTAGGCATGTAGGACGCACCCTCAAATACGACGCCTTCATCGATTCTTAAACTCGGCGACGTTACGGTGCCTTTAAAGACAGCCGGCGGGTGCATGATAACTCTGCGACGGGCAAAGAGATTTCCCTCAACCCGGCCGCTAATAATAATAGTATCAGCCTCAATTTGGGCAGCCACAGCGGCGCCCTCATTGATAATGATGGTATCTTTAGTAAAGATTTCCCCTTTAAAGTCACCGCCAATTTGTACAGTGCCTTCGAAGCTGAGCTTTCCTTCGAAATGTGTACCCTGATCAAGGATTGCCGTCACATGACCTGAAAGTACGTCTTCTTGAAAAGCTTCGGGAGTTACTATTGCCATCC containing:
- a CDS encoding ATP synthase F0 subunit B; this translates as MKVIVNLLIFIAPALALAAEHGGGHHDIEIPKTVIYQLINVVILVAGIIYFTKDGIISFFAGRKTAYLEAAQKSAFAREQAEKEFVDIKSKIANLDNTRQEQLKKAQDHADDLKKQIADEAAQVSKRIKDEAELTVKLEVARAQNELRTQLLNDSVEAARTVLTKDIGSSDQQKLQKEFINHIEVVNR
- a CDS encoding ATP synthase F0 subunit B, with amino-acid sequence MDIFGQLGINTTAGIQFVFFAIALLFLTKFVFAPYAHALEERERKTKGGEDLALEYQAKSVELQSQYESKLRELNLETKAIIDASKAEANKQYESVVTKSRDEATKLVSDNRTKITTAVQAAASELKSQTQAVALAITSKLLGK
- a CDS encoding polymer-forming cytoskeletal protein, producing MAIVTPEAFQEDVLSGHVTAILDQGTHFEGKLSFEGTVQIGGDFKGEIFTKDTIIINEGAAVAAQIEADTIIISGRVEGNLFARRRVIMHPPAVFKGTVTSPSLRIDEGVVFEGASYMPKS